catggcatgttttctggagcgatatggtgagttacctggccTTTCCTCTGCGGcatcaccctctggtggtgcaccagggtatgaagtgagttttctgaaacacgcttactcaattatatagtaagattgtgGATGGGCATATTCTACTTGTGAGATGTATTTACTATGAAAGTGTATATTTATTATGTACCAGCACTTTGTCATTTTTGTACTTTATTAGAAATTATATTAATATTACTTTTGCATCTTCTCCCCTTGGTTGTGGTTATCCACTATATAGCTCATAGGCAGGCATCGGCAAACCAactctgaagtctcttgcctaCAGGGTCACTGTAAGTtagttgcaacttgatagcactttacacgTACACACAGAGTGATATTTTTCATGGCACAGCACAGTCAAATTAACAATATAATGCTGGGTAGGGAAATGGCAGTTGCAACAAGTTCCAGACGTAGCAACAGCTCTCTAAACTGAGGAAAAGGCAACACACCATAGGCTGATCTGTGAGGACTGGGAAGGACCCAATGTGGCATTTCAGTTCACACAATTCGTAGGGCAGCCAGAAGGACCTGAGTTGATCAGGCATCTCTGGGCCCTCCTGAGTAGCGCCCAAGCTTGCTGGTTGGGCTCTGTTCCTTGACCCAGCAACTGGGAtacatccttcctcttaacaAGCCAGGATCATTTGGCTAAAcatgaaattttatttatttcttacagAAATTACTGCTAAAAAGAGGTTGAGGATGTCTTGCCAATCAgtactgaatcatagaatcatagagctggaagggacctctagggtcaagGGTCAATGGATGCCTAAACAACGCCAGGAAGCAAAAAGCTGAGCAATATAACATTCTGATCTATTATATATTGtccaaggctttcatggccagagaatgatggttgttgtagattttccgggctgtatagatgtggtcttggcattgtagttcctgacatgacactgactctgagagatctctgtttttatgtgctacacctttgaagatgccagtcacagctgctggcgaaatgtcaggaactacagtgccaagaccacggcaatacagcccggaaaatccacaacaaccatcattctgaTCTACTACCAGAAATAGAAAAACAGTTACTTAGTACAGAACATGAAtgaaatatttcattttattcatctgatagttcctttaggtttggtTTCATTGAAATCCCTTTGTCAACCCTTTCTCATGGGGAAAAAAAGGGGAACGCTTCCCATTTTCAATGAAATTCTGCTGACCCCctgccttgacatggctgatctgatAATCTCTCTTACTGGAACATTTTGCAGATCCTTTCCCGAATCTGCTTCGTTTTCACACTGTACACGATGGGATTTAGAACAGGCGGGACCGCAATGTAGATGTTGGCCATCAGCATGTACACAATGAGAGAGAGGTGCCTTCCGAAGCGATGAACCACCGAGACGCCTATCATGGGGACATAGAAAATCAGGATGGCACACACATGGGACACACAGGTGTTGAGAGCCTTCAGGCGCTCTGTTTGGGAAGCAATGCTCAAGACAGTCTGTAGAATCAGGATGTACGAGACAAGAATGATGACGATGTCCAACCCCAATGTGCTCACGACGATAATCAATCCATACAACACATTCACTGTAGTGTCTGCACAGGCCAAATTCATTATATTCTGGTGGAGACAATAGGAGTGAGAAAGAACATTGGATCTGCAGAAGGGCAGCCGTTTAATAAGGAAGGGGACTGGGAAGATGAGGCAGAATCCTCTGGATAAGATCGCAATTCCTAGTTTTATAATTACTGTATTTGGGAGCAGTAAAGAATATCTCAGGGGATCACGAATGGCAATGAAGCGGTCAAAAGCCATTGCCACAAGGATTCCAGACTCCGTCCATTGAAAGAAATGGATGAAGAACATCTGAGTGATGCAGGCATTGAATGAGATTTCCCTGGAGTCAAACCAATAAACACCCAACATTGTTGGCATGGTGGCCACGGAGAGGCCCAGATCTGAGCAGGCCAGGATGGAGAGGAAGATGTACATGGGCTCGTGGAGGCTTTGCTCTGTCTTGATGACAAAGAGGATCACAAGATTTCCAAGCAGAGTTAGAGCGTAGAGCACAAACAGAGGGAAGGCCATCCAAGAATTGTACTCCCGCATGCCAGGAATGCCAACTAGGAGAAAAGTTTGGTGATTCACAGCACTGTCATTGAAGTTGACATCTCCTGAAGGCATTTGGTGAAATGATGTGAAAGATTAAAGATGTGTGGCCTTGATTGAGTCCGATTTCTCAGTCACCATGTGTCAAATGGAAATAACAGTCACAGAATTTTCAAATGATAAGTGCTGCGTAAATCTTTATGTGGATAGCCAACCAGTTAAAGGACTGCTAGGGAGCACTCTCTTCCTtcagaaattcaagaaaaggcaAAAACCAGAAACACAATGTCCATGCAAAATAGCCTCAGATGATTGGATTCAGGGACTAGTTGCTATTGCGGCCAAAGCCTTTTATCCAATATGGTCACAGTTGAATTTGTAGACTATAATGGTTTAATTTGATGTGTAATACAATCAAACCATCTAAAGCTCAGCAAAATTACCCATTAAGGAACTGGCCCTTGATTCCTTTCAAGTGTGTTGCTGAACTGTGTCCCTGAAGTGTTGCTGTGGTCCTGTCCTTGCACACAACCGGCTCCCTCCAAAGAGTAAAAGGGAACAATTTTTACTGCAGTGCTGACTTTACAGCATACAAGCAGTAATCAGCTAGGAGGGAATTTTAATAAGTCAGCATTCCTGGTAGCGTAATATAGGACAATTCAGGTGCAAGAAGTCTCCTGCCCATCacagagaatcatagagttggaaggggttttacaagccatctagtccaaccccttgcccaatgcagtAACAGCCTGAAGCCTCACTGACAAGTGTTTGTCCAGTcattccttgaagactgccagtgagggcgAACCCACCGCATCCCTGGGCAGCTGACTCcatgctggattactcttaatatgaagatgtttttcctaatgtccagccggtaccttccctcctgtagtttaaacacattgttttgagtcctatcctctgctgacaacaggaacagctcctttccttcctctcagggacaagctagaagtgacaaatgacacttgaatggcaagtgaacagactcatacatattcctccctgttcactttctctccacttgatcactatgtgatcgagtagagcacaagagaacagggaggtTGAGGGGATCAATGTCAAAGGAGGTAGGAGATAAATTAAAGAAGATGACGATTACAGAGTTGAAAAAGGTGTGGGGATGGTGGAAGAGGAGAATAGTATTTTGAGTAGGATtaattggctgcaaaaaaaacaaatttcctccttgttgaaggaggaagaaattaatGATATTGGTAAACGATTAATTActccctttgaaaaattggtgaaagagtatggagaagataaaacaaaaatagtttcaaaattgtataaggtTTTATTAGGCACAGGGGAGTCACTGAGAGAATTCTTgaaggaatattgggaaatagatATTCAAGGTAAAATTAGGGATGAAGAGTGGGAAATGATGTTTAGGTTACCTCCCTTAGTTACTACATCTaggttaatgcaggagcaaggtctgaagatgatacagaaatggtactatacaccggttaagttatattatatttcaaaatcagggagtaaaaattgttggaggaaatgtggagaattgggaatgttcagtcacatgtggtgggactgtcctttagtaaaaaagttttgggatcaaattggtatggaaatgtcgaggatagtgagaagaagggtaagcatatctaaagcaatggcacttattaatttggatggaatagggctaaggttaagagaggaatctatgtggataaatttgatgttagtagcagcaagacaggttatagcaaggaattggaaagaagctgaggaattgacgattaatcactggaggggaaatatgaataatataatagttttagagtaccttacgaagaagatacgtagaatgaatgggttaaaggttagagaacaagaggagaattggtttagaagtATGGTGGGGTACTTAGAAACGTTTAAACATTTTGAgatgattagtcggttaataggaaattgagaggttaatttaattataaggctaagtggaatgagttgtacagggagtaattgtgaacatgaaataatattgtatggaataatatttatgtatctaccgcctggaggtccctacacgggtgatgtcggtgacgggttgttatattcggaataaaacaaagtattttattaaaaaaaacaaaaaacaaaaaacaagagaacagggaggaatgcatgtgagtctgttcatttgccgttcaagtgtcattcatcacttgtaccttggccctaagtgacagccttttaaacccttaaagacagcaatcatgtctcccctccacCTCGTCTTCTCCAATCTGAACagtcccaggtccctcagtctgtCCTCCTAGGGCTTGGTCTACGGgcctctgatcatcctggttgctctcctctgctctcTTTCCAATTTGTATACATCCTTTTGCAGTGAGCCCTCCAggactgcacacaatactctaggaGGGGCTTAACCAATACTGTATATAGTGGGagaatgacatcctgtgatttggatgttatgcctttcttgatacaccccaagactgtGTTTGTCTTTCTTGCAGCTCACTGCTCagactgactgctcatattttaataataataactgcttatatactgctcttctagatagattagtgcctcacctagagcggtgaacaagttaatgttgttattatccccacaatacaattgAGGACCcgggggctgaggggagtggcttccccaaggccacctactgagctcatggcagtagtgggatttaaaccagtagagtgctggttcgcagccaaaccacttatcCACTGCACTACACCAGCTCTTCCCATTTTGCTTCCCattcacccatatcccaagatcttgttcacacacactgctacccagaagtgtatccctcatccagtatgcaggCTTTGCATTTTtcttacccaggtggagaacttggcacttatcttTGTTAAATCACATCTCATTCGGATCTGTCCattttcccagtgtgttcagatcttgttcaattctatccctgtcttcaagggtatttgctgctcctcccagtttggtgtcatctgcaaatgtaatgagtaatcccttcatacCCTCGTCCAgaccatttataaaaatattgaaaagcactgggcccagaaccgagccctgtggcactccactggacccCTCCCTCCAATCAACGTGTTGCTACTGAAAACTACTCTTTATGTGTGGTTATCCAGCCAATACCTAAAGACTAAATTCTGCATAGCATTGTGACTGCTGAAGGATGCTGTGCATTTGAGAAATTTGCATGCTCCTGGAGGCAATCCTAGAAATCAAAAGGTTTGTCTCCTTGGTTTCTCAAATGCTCACACTCACCTCGCTTTGTAACagaccacgaactggcccagtttccTTAGCTTGAAAGGGTGACTGTGCTTGACCGCTGGCAAGAGAAATCCTCCCTGTGCTTTTTATATCATTAGAGTCATATTTAAAGACTGTGTGTCCCTGGGAGGGGTTACGGAGGCTGCCCAACTCCCTCTGAAGAAATCCGCATGGGAGGCATTTCCATAAATCCCAGAAGCAGCGATTGTGGAAGCCCCGTGGCTCCTGTGCAAGAATAGCACAAATTTTATGGCTTCGGTGGGCATGTTGGGATCTCTTATCTCCTAGGAGTGAGGCAAAAGTCAAGTTGAGAGATTGGTGGAGAACTGCAGAAGCCATTTTAGAATCTATTAGAAAACAGCCGTTtcattggagggagagcgagacAGTTGCACAGATCGCAGGGTAAGGAACATAGAGATAAGCAGGTGGATGCAGGCCATGTACGGTGCTGCTGTTTCCCCCTTTCTGTGTCTCTCTTGTGATAAAGCATCAAGTTGTATATAAGCAGGCATCAGAGGTGTCATCTGCCACTGAAGTTTGCTTCAGTATGAATGAACCCACCTGTGTTAACAGATGTGCCTTCCTACTTTGATAAATCAATGAATACTAGCTTCTTTGTTCTGTAACTCATAAAAGAGGACTTCCCTATAGCTGTGGCTCTCCATTTGGTACAACAGCAGCTGCTTAAAGAAAGCCTTGTAGCCTCTTTTAACCATTCTTTTCCAGAACAGGTGCAAGCCTAGAagagttttgaggggaaatgtgagTGTGTCTGTATCCGTGAAGCCTGGTCCATTAGGGCTAATGGGACAGTGCCCCACCAACccagattgccccccccccaagctctttcctgcctgcctctgcaatagaCCCCAATATATTTGAGTCTCTGGGCACCTTTGATGAGTGCTAaagtcaaaatggctgccacaggaggcagagccaaatgcAATGCCTCTGtcctcactttgcaaaagaattggATGGCAGCCACTCTGAACATATGATGCTCCCCTATTCAAAGTCcagccattggtctgtcaaggatCATATTATCTGTGCTTTGGAAGCACGGTCCAGCCACTGGGAGGGCAGCAGACCTGGAGAAGGCGGGTGGGTTTCAGGCAGGCAAGCAGAGTCTTGTAGTCGAAACTGCAGGTATGCAAATTCCTCCTTGCTAAGACAGAGGGCTCCTCTGTTGCCCCTTTAAGCCAGACTCATCCAGGCTAAGATGCTAGTTCATTGGGCAGGGAGCCATCCTTAGGGCTCCCTcaagcctcccacctttggggtggggaaggttctccccaccgctgcaccttgttaatttgttttattatttgtatattgattttagtttttgtttttatcaattttaactgttcaccgcccagagcccctgggatgggtggcatataaattgaataaataaataaataaataaataaataaataaaagggaggTCAGGTTTCATTCTTTAGCAAAAGACCTCCTGCCCCATGCCAGCTCCGCTGACCATTGCTCAACTGGGTGGTATGGGAAGAATGCCAAGGGAAATGGGA
The DNA window shown above is from Eublepharis macularius isolate TG4126 chromosome 3, MPM_Emac_v1.0, whole genome shotgun sequence and carries:
- the LOC129326386 gene encoding olfactory receptor 51H1-like, whose product is MPSGDVNFNDSAVNHQTFLLVGIPGMREYNSWMAFPLFVLYALTLLGNLVILFVIKTEQSLHEPMYIFLSILACSDLGLSVATMPTMLGVYWFDSREISFNACITQMFFIHFFQWTESGILVAMAFDRFIAIRDPLRYSLLLPNTVIIKLGIAILSRGFCLIFPVPFLIKRLPFCRSNVLSHSYCLHQNIMNLACADTTVNVLYGLIIVVSTLGLDIVIILVSYILILQTVLSIASQTERLKALNTCVSHVCAILIFYVPMIGVSVVHRFGRHLSLIVYMLMANIYIAVPPVLNPIVYSVKTKQIRERICKMFQ